A window of Pelagicoccus enzymogenes contains these coding sequences:
- a CDS encoding DUF3800 domain-containing protein codes for MSETGIDSTKETSYFVDEAGDGVLFGPKGRNRLNDEAASKFFMLGMIECLDESATTRKLEQLRHSLLSNPLYSTIPSVQPEAKKTARAFHAKDDHPEIRAKVFELLVELDFKFFAVIKDMRKVLEYVESRNRMDSDYRYHPNELYDFTVRMLFKQRLHKLDRYRICFARRGKSDRTKALKVELLKTKQRFLSEREINHEGELEICPSYPWLSPCLQVADYCLWALQRCYERGESRFLRAIWHKVSLIIDADDPDGKAYGTYLTRKAAPPDPQKIKNRWV; via the coding sequence GTGAGCGAAACAGGCATAGACTCTACCAAGGAAACAAGCTACTTCGTCGATGAAGCGGGGGATGGCGTGTTGTTCGGTCCCAAAGGGCGGAATCGGTTGAACGACGAAGCTGCCAGCAAGTTTTTCATGCTCGGAATGATCGAGTGTCTTGATGAGTCGGCTACAACCCGCAAACTCGAGCAGCTACGCCATTCACTCCTTAGTAATCCTTTGTACTCGACGATTCCTTCAGTTCAACCGGAAGCAAAGAAGACAGCTCGGGCCTTTCATGCGAAGGATGACCATCCCGAAATCCGAGCGAAAGTGTTCGAGTTACTGGTAGAGCTAGATTTCAAGTTTTTCGCAGTGATCAAGGACATGCGAAAGGTCCTTGAGTATGTAGAAAGCCGAAACCGCATGGACTCCGACTACCGCTACCATCCTAACGAATTGTATGACTTCACCGTCCGGATGCTCTTCAAGCAGCGTCTACACAAGCTGGATCGTTATCGAATCTGTTTCGCCCGACGTGGCAAATCGGACCGCACCAAAGCCCTCAAGGTAGAATTGCTGAAGACAAAGCAACGGTTTCTGTCCGAAAGAGAGATCAATCACGAAGGGGAGCTTGAAATCTGTCCGAGCTATCCATGGCTCTCTCCATGCCTTCAAGTGGCTGACTATTGCCTCTGGGCATTGCAACGTTGCTACGAGCGAGGAGAGTCGCGGTTCTTGCGGGCAATCTGGCACAAAGTATCGCTGATCATCGACGCCGACGATCCAGATGGTAAAGCTTACGGAACCTATCTAACGCGTAAGGCGGCTCCACCCGACCCTCAGAAAATAAAAAACCGGTGGGTATAG
- a CDS encoding endonuclease NucS domain-containing protein, producing MKSYNRVMAGQQSVYSDRCYKEGFIGVDYGIREDLTGRLPDNWREFNKEFRPIYLEKHPGKSAIAAGLACGFTWTMSKGLKEGDVIITPNGSGRYRAGEITGPYYYVPDDILPHRRSITWYSDLFDRADMSEALQRSTNSTGTCCDITGYAEELEKLIGGRAVKPDIIVSDETVEDPSVFALEKHLEDFLVANWQYTDLGKNYDIYSEDGEVKGQQYPSDTGPIDILAVSKDQKEILIIELKRGRASDVVVGQIQRYMGYAMDELAEPHQTVRGVIIALEDDLKLRRALRAATNIDFYRYKVSFQLLKDS from the coding sequence ATGAAATCCTACAATAGAGTCATGGCTGGGCAGCAAAGTGTGTATTCGGATCGCTGCTACAAGGAAGGATTTATCGGAGTCGACTACGGTATCCGCGAGGACCTTACGGGACGGCTCCCTGATAATTGGCGTGAATTCAACAAGGAGTTTAGGCCGATCTACTTGGAGAAACATCCGGGCAAGAGTGCCATCGCGGCGGGATTGGCCTGCGGCTTCACCTGGACAATGAGCAAAGGCCTCAAGGAAGGTGACGTGATCATCACCCCCAACGGTTCAGGACGTTACCGAGCGGGCGAAATCACGGGGCCTTATTACTACGTTCCCGACGACATCTTGCCTCATCGACGATCAATCACTTGGTACAGCGATCTCTTCGACCGGGCAGATATGAGCGAAGCCCTGCAGCGCTCTACCAATTCAACGGGAACCTGTTGCGACATCACTGGATATGCGGAGGAGCTTGAAAAGCTGATTGGTGGTCGAGCTGTTAAGCCAGACATAATCGTTTCCGATGAGACGGTCGAAGACCCATCGGTGTTCGCCCTGGAGAAGCACCTCGAAGACTTTCTCGTGGCCAATTGGCAATACACGGATCTCGGCAAGAACTACGACATCTACTCTGAAGATGGCGAAGTCAAAGGCCAGCAGTATCCGAGCGACACGGGACCGATCGACATCCTTGCGGTCAGCAAGGATCAGAAGGAGATACTCATCATCGAGCTCAAGCGTGGCCGAGCCAGCGATGTAGTCGTTGGCCAGATACAACGCTACATGGGCTACGCAATGGATGAACTCGCTGAGCCACATCAAACCGTACGCGGCGTGATCATCGCTCTTGAGGACGACCTCAAGCTCCGCCGTGCCCTAAGAGCGGCGACGAACATAGACTTTTACCGTTACAAAGTAAGCTTCCAGCTGCTTAAGGATTCGTGA